The Planococcus versutus genome contains a region encoding:
- the yugI gene encoding S1 domain-containing post-transcriptional regulator GSP13, producing the protein MTKTYQTGDTVSGKVTGIQPYGAFVALDDQTQGLVHISEITHGYVKEVSEYLAVGQEVDVKVLEVDTKSKKISLSIRALQEQPVAAQKTEKPKQSLQSHVNENDSEGFNSLKEKMEEWIKRSGQQ; encoded by the coding sequence ATGACAAAAACATACCAAACAGGTGATACGGTTTCGGGTAAAGTTACAGGAATCCAGCCGTACGGTGCATTCGTAGCGTTAGATGATCAAACACAAGGATTAGTTCACATCTCAGAAATCACTCACGGGTACGTAAAAGAAGTTAGTGAGTATTTGGCAGTAGGACAAGAAGTTGACGTAAAAGTATTGGAAGTTGATACAAAATCTAAAAAAATCAGCTTATCCATTCGCGCACTTCAAGAGCAACCAGTAGCAGCTCAGAAAACTGAAAAACCAAAACAATCTCTTCAGTCACATGTAAATGAAAATGATTCTGAAGGATTTAACTCATTGAAAGAAAAAATGGAAGAGTGGATCAAGCGCTCTGGCCAACAGTAA
- the pruA gene encoding L-glutamate gamma-semialdehyde dehydrogenase — translation MIPYKHEPFTDFSLEKNRTDYLEGLKTVEAYLGQDYPLIIGGERITTEEKIISFNPSNKEELIGRVSKSNKDLAEKAMQAADEAFKTWKKVKPEIRADVLMRAAAIVRRRKHEFSALLTKEAGKPWNEADADTAEAIDFMEYYARQMLRLKDGMHVESRPGEDNRYDYIPLGVGVVISPWNFAFAIMAGTAVAAMVAGNTVLLKPASTTPVVAYKFIEVLEEAGMPTGVVNFIPGPGSEVGDYLVDHPNTRFISFTGSKEVGLRIAERSAKVNEGQIWMKRLIAEMGGKNTMVVDKEADLELAAQSIVKSAFGFSGQKCSAGSRAVIVEDVYDTVLERVIELTKELTIGDPTDQTNYMGPVIDGNSYDKIMSYIEIGKKEGRLVAGGDGDNSKGFFVNPTVFADLDPQARIMQEEIFGPVVGLTKAKDFDHAIEIANNTEYGLTGAVITNNRANLEKAREDFHVGNLYFNRGCTGAIVGYQSFGGFNMSGTDSKAGGPDYIGLHMQAKTTSEMY, via the coding sequence ATGATTCCCTACAAACACGAACCATTCACAGATTTTTCGCTTGAGAAAAACCGCACAGACTATCTAGAAGGCTTGAAAACGGTTGAAGCTTACCTTGGACAAGACTATCCGCTAATTATTGGTGGAGAACGTATTACTACTGAAGAAAAAATTATTTCATTCAACCCTTCAAACAAAGAAGAGTTGATTGGTCGAGTATCTAAATCAAACAAAGACCTAGCCGAGAAAGCAATGCAAGCAGCTGACGAAGCTTTTAAAACATGGAAAAAAGTAAAACCAGAAATTCGCGCTGATGTTTTGATGAGAGCAGCTGCAATTGTGCGTCGTCGCAAACACGAATTCTCAGCACTTCTAACAAAAGAAGCCGGTAAGCCTTGGAACGAAGCAGATGCTGATACAGCTGAAGCAATTGATTTCATGGAATACTATGCGCGTCAAATGCTACGTCTGAAAGACGGTATGCATGTAGAAAGTCGTCCAGGTGAAGACAACCGTTATGATTACATTCCTTTAGGTGTAGGCGTTGTTATCTCTCCTTGGAACTTTGCTTTTGCAATTATGGCCGGAACAGCTGTTGCAGCGATGGTAGCAGGTAACACGGTACTATTGAAGCCAGCATCAACAACTCCAGTGGTTGCTTACAAATTCATTGAAGTTCTTGAAGAAGCAGGCATGCCAACTGGTGTTGTTAACTTTATTCCTGGACCGGGATCTGAAGTTGGCGATTATTTAGTTGATCATCCCAACACTCGTTTTATCTCATTCACAGGTTCAAAAGAAGTGGGCCTTCGCATCGCAGAACGTTCTGCTAAAGTGAACGAAGGACAAATTTGGATGAAACGTTTGATCGCTGAAATGGGCGGAAAAAACACAATGGTTGTAGACAAAGAAGCTGATCTTGAACTTGCTGCACAATCAATTGTGAAATCAGCATTCGGCTTTAGTGGACAGAAATGTTCAGCTGGATCACGTGCAGTTATCGTAGAAGACGTTTACGATACAGTACTTGAACGCGTTATTGAATTGACGAAAGAATTGACGATTGGTGACCCAACCGATCAAACAAACTACATGGGGCCAGTTATCGACGGCAATTCGTATGATAAAATCATGAGCTATATCGAAATTGGGAAAAAAGAAGGACGTCTTGTAGCTGGTGGAGATGGAGACAATTCTAAAGGTTTCTTCGTAAATCCAACTGTCTTTGCTGACCTTGATCCACAAGCACGTATCATGCAAGAAGAAATCTTTGGCCCAGTTGTGGGTCTAACAAAAGCAAAAGATTTTGATCATGCAATTGAAATTGCAAACAACACAGAATACGGCTTGACGGGCGCAGTAATTACAAACAACCGTGCTAACCTTGAAAAAGCGCGTGAAGATTTCCATGTGGGTAACTTATACTTTAACCGCGGCTGTACAGGTGCAATCGTTGGCTATCAGTCATTTGGAGGATTCAACATGTCTGGTACTGACTCAAAAGCAGGCGGACCCGATTATATCGGTCTTCACATGCAAGCTAAAACAACTTCTGAAATGTATTAA
- a CDS encoding Glu/Leu/Phe/Val family dehydrogenase, producing the protein MAENLNLLTSTQSVIKTALDKLGYEDAMYELLKEPMRMLEVRIPVRMDDGKTKVFTGFRAQHSDAVGPTKGGVRFHPDVNREEVVALSMWMTLKCGIVELPYGGAKGGIICDPREMSMHEIEKLSRGYVRAISQIVGPNKDIPAPDVFTNSQIMAWMYDEYSKIDEYNSPGFITGKPIVLGGSQGRDKATAQGVTICINEAAKKRGMDMQGARVVIQGFGNAGSFLAKFLHDAGAKVIGISDAYGALHDPDGLDIDYLLDRRDSFGTVTTLFDNTITNKELFELDCDILVPAAIANQITAENANDIKASIVVEAANGPTTAEATKILTERGILLVPDVLASSGGVTVSYFEWVQNNQGYYWTQEEVDEKLNKKLIDAFENVYNVATTRNIDMRLAAYMVGARRTAEASRFRGWV; encoded by the coding sequence ATGGCTGAAAATTTGAACTTGTTGACGTCTACACAAAGCGTTATTAAAACTGCATTAGATAAACTTGGATACGAGGATGCGATGTACGAGCTTCTAAAAGAACCAATGAGAATGTTAGAAGTACGCATTCCTGTACGTATGGATGATGGTAAAACGAAAGTTTTTACAGGTTTCCGTGCACAGCATAGTGATGCTGTCGGACCAACAAAAGGTGGAGTACGTTTTCACCCAGATGTAAATCGTGAAGAAGTAGTCGCTTTATCTATGTGGATGACATTAAAATGTGGGATTGTAGAACTACCTTATGGCGGAGCTAAGGGTGGCATTATTTGCGACCCACGTGAAATGTCTATGCATGAGATTGAGAAATTGAGTCGTGGCTATGTGCGCGCTATCAGTCAAATTGTTGGACCAAACAAAGACATTCCGGCACCAGACGTATTCACGAACTCACAAATTATGGCTTGGATGTACGATGAATACAGTAAAATTGATGAATACAACTCTCCTGGTTTTATTACTGGAAAGCCTATTGTTCTTGGTGGATCTCAAGGTCGCGATAAAGCAACTGCACAAGGTGTCACTATCTGCATTAATGAAGCTGCAAAAAAACGTGGAATGGATATGCAAGGAGCGCGCGTTGTCATACAAGGTTTCGGTAACGCAGGAAGCTTCCTAGCGAAATTCCTTCATGATGCTGGTGCTAAAGTAATTGGAATTTCTGATGCTTATGGTGCTCTTCACGATCCAGACGGCTTAGATATCGATTATTTATTAGACCGTCGCGATAGTTTTGGAACAGTTACTACCTTGTTCGATAACACGATTACAAACAAAGAATTATTTGAACTGGATTGTGATATTTTAGTACCTGCAGCTATCGCCAATCAAATCACAGCTGAAAACGCTAACGACATCAAAGCTTCAATCGTTGTCGAAGCAGCAAATGGTCCGACAACTGCCGAAGCTACTAAGATACTCACTGAACGTGGCATCCTTTTGGTACCTGATGTTCTAGCAAGTTCCGGTGGGGTGACGGTTTCTTACTTTGAATGGGTTCAGAATAATCAAGGTTATTATTGGACACAAGAAGAAGTGGACGAAAAACTTAACAAGAAATTAATTGATGCATTTGAAAATGTTTATAACGTTGCTACTACTCGCAATATCGACATGCGTTTGGCAGCATACATGGTCGGCGCTCGCAGAACGGCAGAAGCTTCACGCTTCCGTGGCTGGGTTTAA
- a CDS encoding MgtC/SapB family protein — translation MEFFSALQISSLETFLKLLIAATLSMVIGLERELKRKPVGFKTSIVISTFSCLLTIISIESAYIAQGSEYDNVNITMDPLRLAAQIVSGIGFLGAGVILKRGNDSISGLTTAAMIWGAGGIGIAVAAGFYIEAITAVLIVLIGIELLPPLLFKIGPKRLKMVEANLKVVVTEQASIRDVLNKLKARGPIVESISVTHSDTDETSAFHQLTIRVSFSYETDTLDLYQEISSIENVTQVELDMI, via the coding sequence ATGGAGTTTTTCAGCGCCTTACAAATCTCTTCACTTGAAACTTTTTTAAAACTTTTAATTGCAGCTACTTTAAGTATGGTAATCGGACTTGAACGAGAATTAAAAAGAAAGCCTGTCGGGTTTAAAACTAGTATTGTGATTTCTACATTTAGTTGTTTGTTGACCATCATTTCAATTGAATCTGCCTATATCGCTCAAGGTAGTGAATATGATAATGTTAATATTACGATGGATCCACTTCGTCTAGCAGCACAAATTGTTTCAGGCATTGGATTTTTAGGGGCTGGCGTAATTTTAAAACGTGGCAACGATTCTATTTCGGGCTTAACGACTGCAGCTATGATATGGGGAGCTGGTGGAATTGGCATTGCAGTAGCCGCCGGTTTTTATATAGAAGCAATTACTGCTGTCTTGATTGTCTTGATTGGGATTGAATTGCTCCCTCCTCTTCTTTTCAAAATTGGACCCAAACGATTAAAGATGGTCGAAGCAAATTTGAAAGTGGTTGTTACTGAACAAGCTTCGATCCGCGATGTGTTGAATAAGCTAAAGGCTCGAGGTCCGATTGTTGAGAGTATTTCTGTCACTCATTCAGATACAGATGAAACTTCTGCTTTTCACCAGCTAACAATTCGTGTATCTTTTTCCTATGAAACGGATACACTTGATTTGTATCAAGAAATTTCAAGCATTGAAAATGTAACTCAAGTTGAACTCGACATGATTTAA
- a CDS encoding DMT family transporter, with protein MEKPSIHPYIPIIIGVFSVALSAIFVKMTSADSGVTAFYRMLFSVVIMSPIFFLKYTHEIKKLSKRDWLFASIAGIFLAFHFILWFESLNYTSVASSTVLVTLQPLFAFAGTYFFFKEKLSIKTLLSGAIAILGSVLIGYGDFKVSGNALYGDLLALIACALITTYLLFGQDVRKRLSLVTYTFVVYGVSTITLFFYILVKGESFGPYPASEWMWFLLLAIIPNLLGHTLFNWALKWVSTNVISIAILFEPIGAAVLAYFILGEYLSASQIIGGSVVLAGITLFVVDYQKIKKYFLRIKA; from the coding sequence ATGGAAAAACCATCTATTCATCCGTACATCCCTATCATTATAGGAGTTTTCTCCGTAGCGTTGTCAGCTATTTTTGTGAAAATGACATCTGCAGATTCTGGGGTAACTGCTTTTTATCGTATGTTGTTTTCAGTTGTCATAATGAGTCCGATCTTCTTCTTAAAATATACCCACGAAATCAAGAAACTAAGCAAAAGAGATTGGCTCTTCGCGTCGATAGCTGGTATATTTTTAGCATTTCATTTTATATTATGGTTTGAGTCGCTCAATTATACTTCCGTAGCTAGTTCGACAGTGCTTGTAACACTCCAACCTTTGTTTGCTTTTGCGGGTACATACTTTTTCTTTAAAGAGAAACTTTCTATTAAGACGTTACTTTCCGGAGCTATTGCAATTTTAGGAAGTGTATTAATCGGGTATGGTGATTTTAAAGTAAGTGGAAATGCATTGTATGGAGATTTGCTAGCTTTAATTGCTTGTGCATTGATTACGACATATTTATTATTCGGCCAAGATGTAAGAAAGCGATTATCGTTAGTTACTTATACTTTTGTGGTATACGGTGTTAGCACAATAACATTATTCTTCTATATTTTAGTTAAAGGAGAGTCTTTTGGACCTTATCCAGCGTCCGAGTGGATGTGGTTTTTGTTATTGGCCATCATTCCAAACTTGCTTGGTCACACTTTATTTAACTGGGCTCTAAAGTGGGTAAGCACCAATGTCATATCAATTGCAATTCTTTTTGAGCCTATCGGAGCTGCTGTACTGGCGTATTTCATACTAGGTGAATATTTAAGTGCATCTCAAATTATAGGCGGAAGTGTAGTGTTGGCGGGGATTACCTTGTTTGTTGTAGACTATCAAAAAATAAAAAAATACTTTTTAAGAATAAAGGCTTGA
- a CDS encoding sigma-54-dependent Fis family transcriptional regulator, with the protein MKSPTIDLSPFYKFAGEHVAIGIHAIDIKGKTVLYNKKMREIEGFDFEELADHSLLEMFRFDQHESTLLQVLQSGTAVYNVKQTYWNRKGQEITTINDTYPVVAENKLIGAIELSRDVTTLEKVIYQPLKKYDEPITFSAISAVSKSMKKVIETAEKAATAKLPVLLVGESGTGKELIAEAIHWAKSSDRSMHTLYCHGTDGSIIDQLSEVIQQIDEGTIYCERIDLLPLALQQQLLEMVEERSRGNTYFIASVGDDPVELITSHKLLKDLFYFFSSMTIKVEPLRSRKEDILPFVHDYFSRHRMMVGSVVHAMDQEVRELLHTYDWPGNLKELELLLDEVTSMLTTQEIITVGMLPNHFKLKSNIKGTQQPEDFIVQSTSELLPLEDYLFEAEMYYLQKAMDLHNNNVTKAASALGMSRQNLQYRLRKIKKNVAQT; encoded by the coding sequence TTGAAATCGCCAACTATCGACTTATCCCCATTCTATAAATTCGCAGGAGAGCACGTGGCTATAGGGATTCATGCCATTGATATAAAAGGAAAAACCGTTTTATACAATAAAAAAATGCGAGAAATTGAAGGTTTTGATTTTGAAGAACTTGCAGATCATTCGCTGCTTGAGATGTTTCGTTTCGATCAACACGAAAGTACTTTATTGCAAGTACTGCAAAGCGGTACAGCTGTTTACAATGTTAAACAAACGTATTGGAACAGAAAAGGGCAAGAAATCACAACGATTAACGATACTTATCCGGTGGTTGCTGAAAACAAACTCATTGGTGCAATCGAACTGTCGCGCGATGTGACGACGCTTGAAAAAGTGATTTATCAACCTTTAAAAAAATACGATGAACCCATTACATTCTCAGCAATTTCCGCTGTTTCTAAAAGTATGAAAAAAGTTATTGAGACAGCCGAAAAAGCAGCAACGGCAAAACTACCTGTGCTGTTAGTCGGAGAATCGGGGACAGGCAAAGAATTGATTGCAGAAGCCATTCACTGGGCAAAATCTTCTGATAGATCAATGCATACCTTGTACTGTCATGGCACTGATGGCTCAATTATTGACCAACTAAGTGAGGTCATTCAACAAATTGATGAAGGAACGATTTATTGTGAGCGAATTGACTTATTGCCTTTGGCGCTGCAACAACAATTACTTGAGATGGTGGAGGAGCGTTCAAGAGGGAATACGTATTTTATAGCCAGCGTAGGAGATGATCCTGTCGAATTAATCACATCTCATAAATTACTCAAAGATCTTTTTTATTTTTTTTCATCGATGACCATTAAAGTAGAGCCGCTTCGCTCACGAAAAGAAGACATCTTGCCGTTTGTACATGACTATTTTTCGCGTCATCGAATGATGGTGGGATCAGTTGTTCACGCTATGGACCAAGAAGTAAGGGAGTTGCTACACACTTACGACTGGCCAGGAAATTTAAAGGAACTTGAATTGTTGCTTGATGAAGTAACGTCGATGCTAACGACACAAGAAATTATTACGGTTGGTATGTTACCTAATCACTTTAAGCTGAAAAGCAATATAAAAGGAACGCAACAGCCTGAAGATTTTATCGTTCAATCTACGTCAGAACTTTTGCCACTGGAGGATTATTTGTTTGAAGCTGAAATGTATTATTTGCAAAAAGCAATGGATTTGCATAATAACAATGTTACAAAAGCAGCTTCTGCTCTTGGTATGAGTCGCCAAAATCTTCAATACCGTTTACGAAAAATCAAAAAAAACGTAGCGCAGACATAA
- a CDS encoding multidrug resistance efflux transporter family protein gives MKPIIIGIIAAFFFAFTFVLNATMEAGGGSWIWSASLRYLFMIPFLLLIVISRKNLKPLLQEMNKNKRAWTLWSFIGFGLFYAPLCFAAAYSPGWLIAGTWQITIVAGTLLAPLFLITIHSNKGTTQLRGKIPVKSLMISFIILTGVSLMQLEHVATVSSSTLWFGFISVILAAFAYPLGNRKMMDICGGRLDAYRRVLGMTLASLPFWFVLSLYGLVTVGGPTASQSLQTLIVAISSGVIATVLFFKATDLVREDMQKLGAVEATQSMEVLFALAGEVLFLSIVLPSSLAIIGIFIVMLGMILHSFNSSKTKKSVMQLNA, from the coding sequence GTGAAACCGATCATCATTGGCATTATCGCAGCTTTTTTCTTCGCATTCACTTTTGTACTCAACGCCACGATGGAAGCTGGCGGCGGAAGTTGGATTTGGAGTGCTTCTCTTCGATACCTCTTCATGATTCCTTTTTTACTTTTGATTGTTATTTCAAGAAAGAACTTAAAACCCCTGTTACAAGAAATGAACAAAAACAAAAGAGCATGGACCTTATGGAGTTTTATTGGATTTGGTTTATTCTATGCTCCACTATGTTTTGCAGCAGCCTATTCCCCTGGCTGGCTCATTGCAGGAACATGGCAAATTACCATAGTCGCTGGTACATTACTGGCTCCCTTATTTCTCATTACCATACATAGTAATAAAGGAACTACTCAACTAAGAGGAAAGATTCCTGTTAAAAGCTTGATGATTTCTTTTATCATATTAACAGGTGTCAGTTTAATGCAACTTGAACACGTAGCAACTGTTTCTTCTTCAACGCTTTGGTTTGGTTTTATCTCTGTGATTCTCGCGGCTTTTGCATATCCATTAGGAAATAGAAAAATGATGGATATATGTGGAGGTAGGTTAGATGCTTATCGGAGGGTTTTGGGCATGACATTAGCTAGTCTACCTTTTTGGTTCGTACTATCATTATACGGGCTTGTTACTGTAGGTGGACCTACTGCTTCACAAAGCTTACAAACTTTAATTGTAGCGATCAGTTCCGGTGTAATTGCAACAGTACTCTTCTTTAAAGCTACTGATCTAGTCAGAGAAGACATGCAGAAACTAGGAGCGGTGGAAGCGACCCAATCAATGGAGGTTTTATTTGCATTAGCAGGAGAAGTCCTTTTCTTGTCAATTGTCTTGCCTTCAAGTCTAGCAATAATCGGGATTTTCATTGTAATGCTTGGCATGATTCTTCACAGTTTTAATTCTAGTAAAACGAAAAAAAGTGTTATGCAATTAAATGCATAA
- a CDS encoding iron-containing alcohol dehydrogenase translates to MNAFSFYNPVKLIFGKEQLQAVKEELPKFGKKVLLVYGGGSIKKNGLYDEVTQVLSEAGLEVFELAGVEPNPRISTARKGIEICKKEGIDMLLAVGGGSVIDCTKLIACGAKYDGDAWDLVSRKAQPQEALPFGTVLTIAATGSEMNAGSVITNEETQEKYGWGSPLSFPQFSILDPTYTLSVPENHTVYGIVDMMSHIFEQYFNDATSTPVQDRMCEGVLKAVIETAPKLMGDLGSYEHRETIMFAGTMALNKFLEMGYRGDWGSHNIEHAVSAVYDIPHAGGLAILFPQWMRHNVKVNPTRFAQMAVRVFDVNPEGKSENDVANEGIDRLVAFWTSLGAPTQLAYYDIDNSKIDAMVEKAMVYGEFGNFAKLKSEDVKEILQASL, encoded by the coding sequence ATGAACGCATTTTCATTTTACAACCCAGTAAAACTTATTTTTGGTAAAGAACAGCTACAAGCTGTTAAAGAAGAATTGCCGAAATTCGGTAAAAAAGTTTTACTTGTATACGGTGGAGGAAGCATTAAAAAGAATGGCCTTTATGACGAAGTCACTCAAGTGTTATCAGAAGCAGGACTTGAAGTTTTTGAATTAGCTGGAGTAGAACCAAATCCGCGAATTTCAACTGCTAGAAAAGGGATTGAAATTTGTAAAAAAGAAGGCATTGATATGCTTTTAGCAGTAGGTGGAGGTTCGGTCATTGACTGTACAAAACTGATTGCGTGTGGCGCGAAATACGATGGAGACGCATGGGACCTTGTTTCTCGTAAAGCACAGCCACAAGAAGCTCTACCATTCGGGACCGTTTTGACAATTGCAGCGACTGGATCAGAAATGAATGCAGGATCTGTTATTACAAATGAAGAAACACAAGAAAAATACGGTTGGGGAAGTCCCTTATCGTTTCCTCAATTCTCTATTTTAGATCCAACTTATACATTATCGGTTCCAGAAAATCACACGGTTTATGGAATTGTGGATATGATGTCCCACATTTTTGAACAATACTTTAACGATGCAACGAGCACACCGGTCCAAGATCGCATGTGCGAAGGCGTTTTAAAAGCTGTAATTGAAACAGCTCCAAAATTAATGGGAGATCTTGGAAGCTACGAGCACCGAGAAACCATCATGTTCGCAGGGACAATGGCGCTTAACAAATTCTTAGAGATGGGTTATAGAGGAGACTGGGGTTCACATAATATCGAACATGCAGTATCTGCAGTCTACGACATTCCTCATGCTGGAGGATTAGCCATTCTTTTCCCGCAATGGATGCGTCATAACGTAAAAGTAAATCCAACTCGTTTTGCTCAAATGGCCGTTCGTGTCTTTGATGTGAATCCAGAAGGAAAATCAGAAAACGATGTTGCTAACGAAGGTATCGATCGTTTAGTTGCTTTCTGGACTTCGTTAGGAGCGCCAACTCAATTAGCGTATTACGACATCGATAATTCAAAAATCGATGCTATGGTTGAAAAAGCAATGGTCTATGGTGAGTTTGGTAACTTTGCCAAACTAAAAAGCGAAGACGTAAAAGAAATTCTTCAAGCTTCATTATAA
- a CDS encoding cation diffusion facilitator family transporter — protein MKEFFTLLKKGNKPSLTAAIINTFIAIMKGVAFFFTGNVAMFAETMHSIGDAANQYFVFIGSALSKKAPTKRFPNGFGRLLNIVLLGAVLIVGVMAYETIVEGWHQLASPVKAEGFVISVAVLAIAILLEFFVLYKAGKEILHEAGVTGNAFAPLTTSFAHLNRAKPATKLVFLEDLVATAGGVLALAAVLIAHYTGFLQVEGAASIAIGFMMLYVVGKVFLDNARGAIGETDEQMVNHIAHILSDHPDVRDIRELEVVKEGEFLHVEAKIEVDPQLNVTQADHLQDRLAEIILSQPSVDDVIISLDADDGETHWKHLSKRPEQPDAT, from the coding sequence GTGAAAGAATTTTTTACCTTATTGAAGAAAGGAAACAAACCGTCGCTGACGGCTGCAATCATTAATACATTTATCGCAATAATGAAAGGCGTAGCGTTCTTTTTTACAGGAAATGTAGCGATGTTCGCTGAAACGATGCACTCTATTGGAGATGCAGCAAATCAATATTTTGTTTTTATCGGTTCTGCACTTTCTAAAAAAGCACCAACAAAGCGATTCCCAAATGGTTTTGGTCGCTTACTAAATATTGTCCTCCTAGGCGCAGTCTTAATCGTTGGAGTTATGGCTTATGAAACGATTGTCGAAGGCTGGCATCAATTAGCTTCTCCAGTAAAAGCAGAAGGATTCGTCATTAGTGTTGCTGTGTTAGCTATTGCAATTCTTCTTGAGTTTTTTGTTCTCTATAAAGCAGGGAAAGAAATTCTTCATGAAGCAGGAGTTACTGGCAATGCTTTTGCACCTTTAACAACTAGTTTTGCTCACCTAAATCGAGCTAAGCCTGCAACAAAATTAGTATTCTTAGAAGATTTAGTCGCAACAGCAGGTGGTGTATTAGCTTTAGCCGCTGTCTTAATCGCACATTACACAGGATTTCTACAAGTTGAAGGTGCTGCATCTATCGCAATTGGCTTTATGATGTTGTACGTAGTCGGAAAGGTTTTCCTAGACAATGCACGAGGCGCGATTGGCGAAACCGATGAGCAAATGGTTAATCACATCGCTCATATTTTAAGTGATCATCCAGATGTTCGAGACATCCGAGAATTAGAAGTTGTTAAAGAAGGCGAGTTTCTTCATGTCGAAGCGAAGATTGAAGTGGATCCTCAACTGAACGTAACACAAGCTGATCACTTACAAGACCGTTTAGCAGAAATCATCCTCAGTCAACCAAGCGTTGATGATGTTATTATTTCTCTCGATGCAGACGACGGCGAAACACATTGGAAGCATTTAAGTAAACGCCCAGAACAACCTGATGCAACATAA
- a CDS encoding ornithine--oxo-acid transaminase: MTQTQTIIEQTEKFGANNYHPLPIVITEAEGVWVKDPEGNKFMDMLSAYSAVNQGHRHPKIIQALKDQADRVTLTSRAFHNDKLAPWYEMICDISGKEMALPMNTGAEAVETAFKAARRWAYDVKGVAENQAEVIACDGNFHGRTMTAVSLSSDPEYRKGFGPMLPGINLIPFGDLEALKNAITPNTAAFLIEPIQGEAGIIMPPEGFLKAARELCRENNVLFIADEIQCGLARTGKMFACEWEDVNPDMYILGKALGGGVFPISCVVADKEILGVFNPGSHGSTFGGNPLACAVSVASLEVLLDEKLSERSQELGEYFMGKLREIKHPSVKEVRGRGLFIGMELTEAARPYCEQLKELGLLCKETHDTVIRFAPPLIISKEELDWAIERIQKVFAN; this comes from the coding sequence ATGACACAAACACAAACAATTATTGAACAAACTGAAAAATTCGGTGCCAATAACTACCATCCATTGCCAATCGTTATTACAGAAGCAGAAGGGGTATGGGTAAAAGATCCAGAAGGCAATAAGTTTATGGATATGCTGTCAGCGTATTCAGCGGTAAACCAAGGTCACCGTCATCCAAAAATTATTCAAGCGTTAAAAGATCAAGCAGACCGTGTAACATTAACTTCGCGTGCATTCCATAACGACAAATTAGCCCCTTGGTACGAAATGATTTGCGATATTTCTGGTAAAGAAATGGCCTTGCCAATGAACACTGGTGCTGAAGCAGTTGAAACCGCTTTCAAAGCTGCGCGTCGATGGGCGTATGATGTAAAAGGCGTTGCAGAAAATCAAGCAGAAGTTATTGCATGCGACGGAAACTTCCATGGCCGCACAATGACAGCTGTTTCATTATCTTCAGATCCTGAATACCGTAAAGGCTTTGGACCAATGCTTCCGGGTATCAACTTAATTCCTTTTGGTGATTTGGAAGCATTGAAAAATGCCATTACACCAAACACAGCGGCTTTCTTAATTGAACCCATTCAAGGTGAAGCAGGAATTATTATGCCACCAGAAGGCTTCTTAAAAGCTGCAAGAGAACTTTGCCGAGAAAACAATGTGCTGTTTATCGCTGACGAAATTCAGTGTGGACTTGCTCGTACAGGTAAAATGTTTGCTTGTGAATGGGAAGATGTAAACCCAGACATGTATATCTTAGGCAAAGCACTAGGCGGCGGAGTGTTCCCGATTTCTTGTGTGGTTGCTGACAAAGAGATTCTTGGTGTATTCAATCCAGGATCACACGGCTCTACTTTTGGTGGGAATCCGCTTGCGTGTGCAGTTTCAGTAGCTTCTTTAGAAGTATTGCTGGATGAAAAACTTTCTGAACGTTCTCAAGAATTAGGTGAATATTTCATGGGCAAATTACGTGAAATTAAACACCCTTCTGTGAAAGAAGTTAGAGGTCGCGGATTGTTTATCGGTATGGAATTAACAGAGGCAGCAAGACCATATTGCGAACAATTAAAAGAATTAGGTCTTTTATGTAAAGAAACGCATGATACGGTTATTCGTTTTGCACCACCATTAATTATTTCAAAAGAAGAATTGGATTGGGCAATTGAACGCATCCAAAAAGTATTCGCAAATTAA